The genome window GTGGATTTCATTTGAGGTCGCGCCCAAAGGTATGAATAACAGTAATTAAACCATAATGTAAAATATCAGAGTTAGTAAAATATTTTTTAGAATACTTACCAATTTTGTGAACTCTTTCATTTTTACGTTTAATATTATGAAATTGATATTGAAATATATCATTGATAGCATATGTAAGTTTAGTTAAAAGATTTCTATCATAAAAGAAAAATTCTCTAAGTTCTTTAGGTATAGTAAAAAGAACTGCTCTATGTTTAACATCAATAAGGGAACTAGCAGTTTTTTCAGCCCAAATAGCAGAATATTTTTTACCGCATGAAGGACAAAGTCTAGATTTACAAGTAACTTTAAATTTATGAGTCGCTTTACAAATAGGACATTGATAAAGAGCAAAGCATTTCTCAAGGGAACAAGCTTGAAATTTTAGAATAGTTTCAGAAATATTAGCAAAATGCTGATCATTAAAATATTTTTTGATTTTTAGAAGTAAATTTGCTATATTAATGTTAGAGAATATATGTTTTAATTGCATGTATGTCTCCTTTGTATAAATTGTTGTGGTGACTATATTATACAAAAAAGAGAGCTGAGTAAAACATTTTTTTTAAAATGTTACTCAGCTTTTTTTA of Fusobacterium sp. FSA-380-WT-3A contains these proteins:
- a CDS encoding transposase zinc-binding domain-containing protein, with the translated sequence MQLKHIFSNINIANLLLKIKKYFNDQHFANISETILKFQACSLEKCFALYQCPICKATHKFKVTCKSRLCPSCGKKYSAIWAEKTASSLIDVKHRAVLFTIPKELREFFFYDRNLLTKLTYAINDIFQYQFHNIKRKNERVHKIGKYSKKYFTNSDILHYGLITVIHTFGRDLK